Below is a window of Actinomycetota bacterium DNA.
CGGCGCGGATGGCCTCGCGCCACCCGCGGTCCGGCAGGTCACGGACGTGGCCGAACGGGAGCGGCCCCACGGTCTGGTCGGCCAAGGGGTCTTCGATCCACACGCCGTACAGCTGGTGGCCGCGCTCTTCGAACGCCAGGACGCGCTCGGGGTTGAACGCCAACTCCCCGGCCAGGACGATCCGCAACCCGTCGGGGTCGGGGTGGTGGCGGCGGCCACGGAACCGCGCGTAGAGCGCGTGTTCGTCGATCGGCCAGCTGTCACGGGACTCCAACCGCAGTGGTGTGGCGATGCGGTACCGGCGGCGGAAGGTGTTCAGGCCGCCGTCGTGCGTCTCGCGCAACGCACGGTGACGCTGACCGGGGGTGGCGTACCCACTCGCAGGTGACCCGTCCGGTGCTGATCGTCCGTCCGCGGCCACGCAGCCGGTGCCAGAACAACCGGTCGAGGTCGTCGCTCTCCAGCTCGTCGCGTTCGGTCCAGCGGTCGGTGCCTGCCCGGTGCATCACCTGCACCAGTTGCAGGCCGTCGGTGGGGGCGCCCCGCGCCGGGGACCACGCCAGGAAGACGTCGGGATCGTCGAAGCAGGCGGCCAGCGTCGACAGGTGCTCGGCGTCGATCACGTCGTCGGACGGGAGGTAGGCGATCAGCGGCGCTCGTGCGACATCCAGGCCGACGTTGCATGCGGTCCCTAACCCGTGGTTGGTCGCGAGCCGCACGTGGACGATGCGCTCGTCGGCCGCGAGACCCGCGATCGTCTGCGGCGTGGCGTCGAGGGAGCCGTCGTCGACGATCACCAGCTCCCAGTCGGTGCGGGTCTGGCGGCGCAGGCTCGCGACCGCACGCGGCAAGAAGGTCGCCTGCCCGTAGGTGGGCATCACCACCGAGACGGCGGGACGGGGCGTCGTCACGCCAGGCCGGGTTCGACGCCGATCGGCGGCTGCCCGCCACACCTGCTTCACGGTCCGCGTCTGAGGTGGGCCAGCGTCGCCAGCGCGGCACCGCCCGCCGCGACCGCAGCGGCGACGATGGTGTCCTTGGCGGTCCAGACGGCGCCGCGAGGATCACCGACGTAGTCGCGCTCGACCGGGTCAGCGCCTCGCGGGCCCTGCGGTCCGTCGTGCCTGGCCATCTGGATCACCTGCGCCAAGTGCAACGCCCGGCGGCCACGTCCTTCCGTGGCGAGCCCGTCACCGACCTGCAGCTGCTCGATCTGGGTCCGACAGCTGAAGCCGTTGGCGATGATCAGCGTCGTCTCGTCGGCCTCGCGTACCGCCGGCAGGAGCTTGCGCTCCCCGGCCTTCACGGAGATCGCGTACTTGTCCCCGGCCTCGAACCCGAACGCGCCGGCCATCCCGCAGCAGCCGGCATCCAGCTCGGTCCAGTCCAGGCCGAGCCGAGACAGCACCTCTCCTTCCGCCTGCATGCCGAGCGCACCCTTGTGGTGGCAGTGACCATGGACGATCGCCGTGCGGTTCAGCCGCGGGAAGTCGTATCCCTCCTCCAGGAGGAACTCCGACAACATGAACGTCGCTTCCGCGATGCGCCGGGCCGCTACGTCGTTCGGCTTCATCTTCACCAGCTCGTCACGGAACGTCGCCACGCAGCTGGGTTCGGCGCCGACGACCTTCACGCCGGCGGCGACGTGG
It encodes the following:
- a CDS encoding glycosyltransferase family 2 protein, with the translated sequence MTTPRPAVSVVMPTYGQATFLPRAVASLRRQTRTDWELVIVDDGSLDATPQTIAGLAADERIVHVRLATNHGLGTACNVGLDVARAPLIAYLPSDDVIDAEHLSTLAACFDDPDVFLAWSPARGAPTDGLQLVQVMHRAGTDRWTERDELESDDLDRLFWHRLRGRGRTISTGRVTCEWVRHPRSASPCVARDARRRPEHLPPPVPHRHTTAVGVP